From a region of the Streptomyces sp. NBC_01454 genome:
- a CDS encoding GNAT family N-acetyltransferase: MTFPEAAVPPALHQQVSALRDEAWPPDSASAPGTFAHDPALRPVSMLLVEGSSVLAALDILRKELVHDGQRFRAAGLSTVVTRRAARGQGHGHRLVTAARTEMAAMDLDVGLFTCDRPLLSFYERAGWQRLPGAVLIGGTPPDPFPSDRPGFDKVTLGGFFSPLARRHRSSFPHSRIEVYPGEIDRLW, from the coding sequence ATGACATTCCCGGAAGCCGCTGTCCCGCCCGCCCTGCACCAACAGGTGTCGGCGCTCAGGGACGAGGCCTGGCCCCCGGATTCCGCGTCGGCGCCCGGCACGTTCGCCCACGACCCGGCACTGCGGCCGGTGTCGATGCTGCTCGTCGAGGGATCCTCGGTGCTCGCCGCGCTCGACATCCTCCGCAAGGAACTCGTCCACGACGGACAGCGGTTCCGGGCCGCGGGGCTGAGCACGGTGGTGACCCGACGGGCCGCCCGCGGCCAGGGTCATGGCCACCGCCTGGTGACGGCCGCCCGCACGGAGATGGCCGCCATGGATCTGGACGTCGGCCTGTTCACCTGCGACCGACCGCTGCTGTCCTTCTACGAGCGCGCGGGCTGGCAGCGGCTCCCCGGTGCGGTGCTGATCGGCGGTACGCCGCCGGACCCGTTCCCCAGCGACCGGCCCGGCTTCGACAAGGTCACCCTGGGCGGCTTCTTCTCGCCCCTCGCCCGGCGGCACCGCTCCTCTTTCCCGCACTCCCGTATCGAGGTGTATCCGGGCGAGATCGACAGACTCTGGTGA
- a CDS encoding DUF4326 domain-containing protein translates to MKRTTVVNLKGHRDDPEYADVVYVGRAMHRGGWHLNASPLASPFRPGPDGTRAEVLAKYRDHLLARPDLLALLPELRGRRLGCWCLPEPCHAQVIAEIADSLE, encoded by the coding sequence ATGAAGCGCACGACGGTCGTCAACCTCAAGGGCCACCGCGACGATCCGGAGTACGCCGACGTGGTCTACGTCGGGCGGGCGATGCACCGGGGCGGCTGGCACCTCAACGCCTCACCGCTGGCCAGTCCCTTTCGTCCGGGCCCGGACGGAACGCGCGCGGAGGTCCTGGCGAAGTACCGCGACCATCTGCTGGCGCGCCCCGATCTGCTCGCTCTCCTGCCCGAGCTGCGCGGCCGCCGGCTGGGCTGCTGGTGCCTTCCTGAGCCCTGCCATGCCCAGGTGATCGCGGAGATCGCCGACTCGTTGGAGTGA
- a CDS encoding DUF3662 domain-containing protein, producing MGMLRRLERAVEDCESALLAKIFHTDPVQLLDDLRQECDEHAVVCSRHRVLVPNDYTVELAQEVHDELVAGGGEVGQQLTDVLARHAIERDYEWAGPLTVHVTTAEVPNGRYRVSSAALAHIPAVAAGPQQATPAVGFT from the coding sequence ATGGGAATGCTGAGGCGTTTGGAACGTGCGGTGGAGGACTGCGAGAGCGCGCTGCTGGCCAAGATCTTCCACACCGACCCGGTCCAGTTGCTCGATGACCTGCGGCAGGAGTGCGATGAGCACGCCGTCGTGTGCAGCCGGCATCGAGTTCTGGTACCCAACGACTACACCGTTGAACTCGCGCAGGAAGTACATGACGAACTCGTCGCAGGCGGCGGAGAGGTGGGGCAGCAGCTGACCGATGTGCTGGCCCGGCACGCCATCGAGCGCGACTACGAATGGGCGGGCCCGCTGACGGTCCACGTCACCACCGCCGAGGTCCCGAACGGCCGGTACCGCGTGTCGAGCGCCGCCCTCGCGCACATCCCCGCCGTTGCCGCTGGCCCCCAACAGGCCACACCAGCGGTGGGATTCACCTGA
- a CDS encoding GlxA family transcriptional regulator, producing the protein MDVAVLAYDGVFDSGLAAILDVLDGANAMRGELAQPPPAWRVTTHGFRRRVRTAAGHLVQTAPVSAAAAADLLVVPALAERRPESLLAHVSGAASAPLRRLVATARERGTPVASACTGTFLLAESGVLDGRRATTSWWLAPVFRTRYPAVEVEQTRMVITSDGVTTAGAAFGHVDLALAVVRMTSPALADLVARYLVVDERPSQSAYTIPGALARSDPLVSAFEGWVRGRLSGPISISTAARELGVSERTLQRTVRRTLGISPVRFVQDVRVEQAAHLLRTTDLTLEAVARTVGYEHANTLRVLLRRLTGRTAGALRGPDG; encoded by the coding sequence ATGGATGTGGCGGTGCTGGCCTACGACGGAGTCTTCGACTCCGGGCTCGCGGCGATCCTCGACGTACTCGACGGCGCCAACGCGATGCGCGGGGAACTGGCCCAGCCGCCGCCCGCCTGGCGGGTCACCACGCACGGCTTCCGCCGCCGGGTGCGCACCGCGGCCGGACACCTCGTGCAGACCGCCCCGGTGAGTGCGGCCGCAGCGGCGGACCTGCTGGTCGTTCCCGCCCTCGCCGAGCGGCGCCCCGAGTCCCTCCTCGCCCATGTCTCGGGTGCGGCGTCCGCCCCGCTGCGGCGTCTGGTGGCGACCGCACGCGAGCGCGGCACCCCCGTCGCCTCGGCGTGCACCGGCACCTTCCTGCTGGCGGAGTCCGGGGTCCTGGACGGACGGCGGGCCACCACGAGCTGGTGGCTGGCCCCGGTCTTCCGCACCCGCTATCCCGCGGTCGAGGTCGAGCAGACCCGCATGGTGATCACCTCGGACGGTGTGACGACGGCCGGCGCCGCCTTCGGCCATGTCGACCTCGCACTCGCCGTCGTCCGGATGACCAGCCCCGCGCTGGCGGACCTGGTGGCCCGCTATCTGGTGGTCGACGAACGGCCCTCGCAGTCGGCGTACACCATCCCCGGCGCCCTCGCCCGGAGCGACCCGCTGGTGTCGGCCTTCGAGGGCTGGGTCCGCGGGCGGCTGTCCGGGCCGATCAGCATCAGTACGGCCGCCCGCGAGCTGGGCGTCAGCGAACGGACCCTGCAACGCACGGTGCGGCGCACCCTGGGCATCTCCCCGGTGCGCTTCGTGCAGGACGTCCGGGTGGAGCAGGCGGCGCATCTGCTGCGGACCACCGATCTGACGCTGGAGGCCGTCGCCCGCACGGTCGGATACGAGCACGCCAACACCCTCCGCGTCCTGCTGCGCCGGCTCACCGGCCGGACGGCGGGAGCCCTCCGGGGCCCGGACGGCTGA
- a CDS encoding PaaI family thioesterase: MTRSTDTGGTRSRTHHWASPTSFADVGGRSGLELLRLSLDGTLPPAPICGTLGFRLVAAEEGRAVFEGEPGEHLLNPMGSVHGGFLATLLDSALGSAVLTTLPPGRAYTTVQLGVHLVRPVFAHGPLLRCEGNVVHAGRTTATAEARVVGAADGKVYAHATTTCAVFALPDAANGARMTV, encoded by the coding sequence ATGACACGGTCCACGGACACCGGCGGGACGCGCTCGCGCACCCACCACTGGGCTTCCCCCACCTCCTTCGCGGACGTGGGCGGCCGTTCCGGTCTGGAACTGCTCCGGCTCAGCCTCGACGGCACGCTGCCCCCGGCCCCGATCTGCGGGACGCTCGGGTTCCGGCTGGTGGCCGCCGAGGAGGGCCGGGCCGTGTTCGAGGGGGAGCCCGGCGAGCATCTCCTCAATCCGATGGGCAGTGTGCACGGCGGCTTTCTCGCCACCCTGCTCGACTCCGCCCTCGGCAGTGCGGTCCTGACGACACTGCCGCCGGGACGCGCGTACACCACGGTCCAGCTCGGGGTGCATCTGGTGCGCCCCGTCTTCGCCCACGGCCCCCTGCTGCGCTGCGAGGGCAACGTCGTGCACGCGGGCCGTACGACCGCGACCGCCGAGGCCCGGGTGGTCGGGGCGGCCGACGGCAAGGTCTACGCCCATGCGACCACGACGTGCGCAGTGTTCGCACTGCCGGACGCGGCGAACGGCGCGAGGATGACGGTATGA